The following are from one region of the Achromobacter xylosoxidans genome:
- the ligA gene encoding NAD-dependent DNA ligase LigA yields MSGASGGENAAQAAARLRAEIEQHNVRYYVYDDPSISDAEYDRLMRELQALEAEHPELVTPESPTQRVGAAPVSAFGSVRHVVPMLSLGNAFDEEDVTAFDRRVTDTLRGAGLLGPAQQADYFCELKLDGLAISLRYEDGRLVQAATRGDGQTGEDVTSNIRTIKAIPLQLKGAYPKVLEVRGEVLMNRADFEKLNQAQAKRDEKVFVNPRNAAAGSLRQLDPRITAKRPLRFFAYGWGEVQGLAGSQGGLFAEASAGVAEASQLPEKSHGAMLDWLASLGLPVNVKHNHRASGAEGLMAFYAKVGALRPDLPYDIDGVVYKVDSLPAQKVLGFVARAPRFALAHKFAAEEATTTLLDIEVQVGRTGAITPVARLKPVFVGGVTVTNATLHNEDEIRRKDVRIGDTVIVRRAGDVIPEVLGPVLEKRPDDAREFVMPTACPVCGSAIERLEDETIARCTGGLFCGAQRKQTLWHAASRKALDIEGLGEKLVDQLVDSGRVKTLADLYSLRPLELVGLDRMGQKSADNLVAAIDKARAPGLNRLLYALGIRHVGETTARDVARHFGSIDAIMDADEDALSSVPDVGPVVAASIRRFFAEQHNRDVIEQLKSQGVNPVAEAAPQATTLAGKTFVLTGTLPNWTREEASMRIQAAGGKVSGSVSKKTAYLVAGEDSGSKLAKAQELGVAVLDEDGLKALLGEQGG; encoded by the coding sequence ATGAGCGGCGCGTCTGGCGGTGAAAACGCGGCGCAGGCCGCGGCGCGCTTGCGCGCCGAAATCGAACAGCACAACGTCCGCTACTACGTCTACGACGATCCGTCGATATCGGATGCCGAGTACGACCGGCTGATGCGCGAACTGCAGGCCCTGGAGGCCGAGCATCCGGAGCTGGTGACGCCGGAGTCGCCGACGCAGCGCGTGGGTGCGGCGCCTGTTTCGGCATTTGGCAGCGTGCGTCACGTGGTGCCGATGCTGTCGCTGGGCAACGCCTTCGACGAAGAAGACGTGACGGCCTTCGACCGCCGCGTCACCGACACGCTGCGCGGCGCGGGCCTGCTGGGGCCGGCGCAGCAAGCCGATTACTTCTGCGAGCTCAAGCTGGACGGGCTGGCAATCAGCCTGCGCTACGAAGACGGCCGCCTGGTGCAGGCCGCCACCCGCGGCGACGGCCAGACGGGTGAAGACGTCACCTCCAATATCCGCACCATCAAGGCGATTCCGCTGCAGCTCAAGGGGGCGTACCCCAAGGTGCTGGAAGTCCGCGGCGAAGTCCTGATGAATCGCGCCGACTTTGAAAAGCTGAACCAGGCCCAGGCCAAGCGCGACGAGAAAGTCTTCGTCAATCCGCGCAATGCCGCCGCGGGCAGCCTGCGCCAGCTGGATCCGCGCATCACCGCCAAGCGGCCGCTGCGCTTCTTCGCCTATGGCTGGGGCGAAGTCCAGGGCCTGGCGGGTTCGCAGGGCGGCTTGTTCGCCGAAGCGTCGGCCGGCGTGGCCGAGGCCTCGCAATTGCCCGAGAAATCCCACGGCGCCATGCTGGACTGGCTGGCCTCGCTGGGCCTGCCGGTCAACGTCAAGCACAACCACCGCGCCAGCGGCGCCGAGGGCCTGATGGCTTTCTACGCCAAGGTCGGCGCGCTGCGGCCCGACTTGCCCTACGACATCGACGGCGTGGTCTACAAGGTGGATTCGCTGCCCGCGCAGAAGGTGCTGGGTTTCGTCGCGCGCGCGCCGCGCTTCGCGCTGGCGCACAAGTTCGCCGCCGAGGAAGCCACCACCACCTTGCTCGACATCGAGGTGCAGGTGGGCCGCACCGGCGCCATCACGCCGGTGGCGCGCCTGAAGCCGGTGTTCGTCGGCGGCGTGACCGTCACCAACGCCACGCTGCATAACGAAGACGAGATCCGCCGCAAGGACGTACGCATCGGCGACACGGTCATCGTGCGCCGCGCGGGCGACGTGATTCCGGAAGTACTCGGCCCGGTGCTCGAAAAGCGCCCGGACGACGCCCGCGAATTCGTCATGCCCACGGCCTGTCCGGTTTGCGGCTCCGCCATCGAACGCCTGGAAGACGAGACCATCGCGCGTTGCACCGGCGGTTTGTTCTGCGGCGCGCAGCGCAAGCAGACGCTGTGGCACGCCGCCAGCCGCAAGGCGCTGGACATCGAAGGCCTGGGCGAAAAACTGGTGGATCAGTTGGTCGACAGCGGCCGGGTCAAGACCCTGGCCGACCTGTACAGCCTGCGTCCGCTGGAATTGGTGGGCCTGGACCGCATGGGCCAGAAGTCCGCCGACAACCTGGTGGCCGCCATCGACAAGGCGCGCGCGCCCGGCTTGAACCGCCTGCTGTACGCGCTGGGCATCCGCCACGTGGGCGAGACCACGGCGCGCGACGTGGCGCGCCATTTCGGCAGCATCGACGCCATCATGGACGCCGATGAAGACGCCTTGTCCTCCGTACCCGACGTGGGCCCGGTGGTGGCGGCTTCGATCCGCCGTTTCTTCGCCGAGCAGCACAACCGCGACGTGATCGAACAACTGAAGTCGCAGGGCGTGAATCCCGTGGCCGAGGCGGCGCCGCAAGCCACGACGCTGGCCGGCAAGACCTTCGTGTTGACCGGCACGCTGCCCAATTGGACGCGCGAAGAAGCCTCGATGCGCATCCAGGCGGCGGGCGGCAAGGTCAGCGGCTCGGTGTCCAAGAAAACGGCCTATCTGGTGGCCGGCGAGGATTCCGGCAGCAAGCTCGCCAAGGCCCAGGAACTGGGCGTGGCGGTGCTGGACGAGGACGGCCTGAAGGCCTTGCTGGGCGAGCAGGGCGGCTGA
- a CDS encoding cell division protein ZipA C-terminal FtsZ-binding domain-containing protein: MSDLQIGLIALGVLLILLVLGFNWWQDRRVRRKMQTHFPSTEQDPLLGAGAASAGAAPAAGAAASRREPGMGGESARAQSGQPAPVDAGSDADDTEEPDPACEVVIEINFADTVRGADLLPYMQSLRHVGRKPMRVFAETDQRRHRARVHAGESYASMQLAVLLANRSGPLTAIEWSQAWARAQDMAERFDATIEGPDQQAVLEQGARLDDTCAALDTQVGLTLLLGTAQPAAEVLSVARDLGFVADGSRLAWPADNGIARFTLARGDGAAFDAGMGGIERLYLLLDVPCSPADERAFGRMVDVGRDLAARLRADLVDDQGKPLADGSETVIDERLQVLFGQLEQAGLPAGSERALRVFA; encoded by the coding sequence ATGAGTGATTTGCAGATCGGGCTGATAGCCCTGGGCGTATTGCTGATACTGCTGGTGCTGGGATTCAACTGGTGGCAGGACCGGCGCGTCCGGCGCAAGATGCAGACCCATTTCCCCTCCACCGAACAGGATCCGCTGTTGGGGGCGGGGGCGGCATCTGCAGGCGCTGCGCCGGCCGCGGGCGCAGCGGCGTCGCGCCGCGAGCCCGGCATGGGCGGCGAGAGCGCCCGTGCCCAGTCCGGTCAGCCGGCGCCGGTCGATGCCGGCAGCGATGCCGACGATACCGAAGAACCCGATCCCGCCTGCGAGGTGGTCATCGAGATCAACTTCGCCGACACCGTGCGCGGCGCCGACCTGCTGCCCTACATGCAAAGCCTGCGCCACGTGGGCCGCAAGCCCATGCGCGTGTTCGCCGAAACCGATCAGCGCCGCCACCGCGCGCGCGTTCACGCCGGCGAATCCTATGCGTCCATGCAGCTGGCCGTGCTGCTGGCCAACCGCAGCGGTCCGCTGACCGCCATCGAATGGTCGCAGGCCTGGGCCCGCGCCCAGGACATGGCCGAGCGTTTCGACGCCACCATCGAAGGCCCGGACCAGCAGGCCGTGCTGGAGCAGGGCGCCCGATTGGACGACACCTGCGCCGCCCTGGACACCCAGGTTGGCCTGACCCTGCTGCTGGGTACGGCCCAGCCCGCCGCCGAAGTCCTGTCCGTGGCGCGCGACCTGGGCTTTGTCGCCGACGGCAGCCGCCTGGCCTGGCCGGCGGACAACGGCATAGCCCGCTTCACGCTGGCGCGCGGCGACGGTGCGGCGTTCGATGCCGGCATGGGCGGCATCGAACGCCTGTACCTGCTGCTGGACGTGCCCTGCAGCCCGGCGGACGAGCGCGCTTTCGGCCGCATGGTCGATGTGGGCCGCGACCTGGCTGCCCGTCTGCGCGCGGACCTGGTGGACGACCAGGGCAAGCCGCTGGCCGATGGTTCGGAAACGGTCATCGACGAGCGTCTCCAGGTGCTGTTCGGCCAGCTCGAACAAGCGGGCCTGCCCGCTGGCAGCGAGCGCGCCCTAAGGGTGTTTGCGTAA